From a single Sporosarcina oncorhynchi genomic region:
- the ytxJ gene encoding bacillithiol system redox-active protein YtxJ, with protein MKEIKSVDEWERVLDESKNGPVFMMKHSSTCPISASGYRAFEAYETDIPKNYMIVQNNKPISRAVEEDLGIPHESPQLFLVKDGKAVWNASHYNIVQTSIEKAIEVNS; from the coding sequence ATGAAGGAAATCAAATCAGTCGACGAATGGGAACGTGTACTTGACGAATCCAAAAACGGTCCAGTGTTCATGATGAAACATAGCTCGACTTGCCCGATTAGTGCATCGGGCTATCGCGCTTTCGAAGCGTATGAAACGGACATTCCGAAAAACTATATGATTGTACAAAATAATAAGCCGATCTCACGCGCTGTTGAAGAAGACCTTGGCATCCCTCATGAAAGTCCGCAACTGTTTCTGGTGAAAGACGGTAAAGCGGTATGGAACGCGAGTCATTACAACATCGTGCAAACATCGATTGAAAAAGCAATTGAAGTGAATAGCTGA